Proteins from a genomic interval of Diospyros lotus cultivar Yz01 chromosome 6, ASM1463336v1, whole genome shotgun sequence:
- the LOC127804517 gene encoding uncharacterized protein LOC127804517: MTGVRGRYHAGRSGSRPNSSGSTAASTSSTIAPHILGDISPASLPSASPVAIPAVASSPTLPAESPVHPSSHSTSSHFTSQPLHVIEQDDDGSIFCRTIIISHIISTIFKKRLHKEGHVWKEVPSETKGLYWDEFAKWEQDEAFKKRSTQASLNRLSETGGLGAGPSRHTGGSISSAEHKRRMTHEFGREPTLIELFERTHSKKTEEGHMVYVDRCSSSVAEMYGQLLEQATQPNEGSEEPQQPDCDQILIQAAGGKNKKKRIYGTGSLSQSKFSDVGSSSSVSSGLNENPVIQEMTEKLKVQSEQINLQAEQINSQAEQINLQAEQINSQAHELSDVQRQMFEMRFLIEQLTASTRGIVPSSSSSQPQSTH, translated from the exons atgacaGGTGTTAGAGGACGATATCATGCAGGACGCAGTGGTTCTAGACCTAACTCATCTGGGTCTACTGCTGCTTCCACCTCATCTACTATAGCACCACATATTTTGGGGGATATTTCACCGGCCTCCCTCCCATCAGCATCTCCTGTTGCTATCCCTGCAGTTGCTTCTTCACCGACCCTTCCTGCAGAGTCACCAGTACATCCATCATCTCACTCGACTTCCAGTCATTTTACATCCCAACCATTACATGTTATAGAGCAAGATGACGATgg GAGCATCTTTTGTCGTACAATTATTATCTCCCATATTATATCGACAATCTTCAAGAAACGTCTTCATAAGGAAGGTCATGTTTGGAAAGAAGTGCCTTCGGAGACAAAGGGCTTGTATTGGGATGAATTTGct AAATGGGAACAAGATGAAGCTTTCAAGAAACGGTCTACACAAGCATCGCTGAACCGTTTGAGTGAGACAGGTGGCCTTGGGGCTGGTCCTTCCCGCCATACTGGGGGTTCTATATCTTCAGCAGAGCATAAAAGACGAATG acacatGAGTTTGGGAGAGAGCCTACACTGATTGAATTGTTTGAACGAACTCATTCTAAAAAAACTGAGGAAGGACATATGGTGTATGTCGACAGATGTTCTTCGAGTGTCGct GAAATGTATGGACAGTTGCTAGAGCAGGCAACTCAACCAAATGAAGGGTCTGAGGAGCCTCAGCAGCCAGATTGCGATCAGATATTGATCCAGGCTGCCGgggggaaaaataagaagaagaggatttacGGCACGGGATCTTTatcccaatcaaaattttctgatGTTGGCAGCTCATCCTCTGTCTCATCTGGTCTTAATGAAAACCCAGTTATACAAGAAATGACAGAGAAATTAAAAGTGCAGTCGGAGCAGATAAATTTGCAGGCGGAGCAGATAAATTCACAAGCGGAGCAGATAAATTTGCAAGCGGAGCAGATAAATTCGCAGGCTCATGAGCTGAGCGATGTTCAACGACAGATGTTTGAGATGCGATTTTTGATTGAACAACTTACTGCATCTACTCGCGGTATtgttccttcttcctcttcttctcagccACAATCGACTCATTAA